One window of Phycisphaeraceae bacterium genomic DNA carries:
- the nth gene encoding endonuclease III: protein MKKQRSENRRVSEKARQRGLRLADVLRERYPAAHCALEYRNAFELLIATILSAQTTDVAVNKVTLGLFRQFPDARAMAQASPSELEPYLRSIGLFRNKAKSLVGAARMLVEEFDGEVPRTMEELIRLPGVARKTANVVLGNCFGVNEGFVVDTHIQRLAVRYGLANETDNVQVIERKLMALFPRERWCELSHQFIWHGRAVCKARAGLCADDEICSEFGVCCELRTKPGASGNKATSARQAARSAKSGPDR, encoded by the coding sequence GTGAAAAAGCAGCGATCCGAGAACCGAAGGGTGAGCGAAAAAGCGAGACAGCGGGGACTCCGGCTCGCCGATGTGCTGCGAGAGCGATATCCCGCCGCGCACTGCGCGCTCGAATACCGCAACGCCTTCGAGTTGCTGATCGCAACGATTCTCTCCGCTCAGACGACTGATGTTGCGGTGAACAAAGTTACGCTCGGGCTGTTTCGTCAGTTTCCGGATGCTCGCGCGATGGCGCAGGCCTCACCCTCGGAGCTCGAGCCATATCTACGTTCGATCGGACTCTTCAGAAACAAGGCGAAGAGCCTTGTTGGTGCCGCTCGGATGCTTGTCGAAGAATTCGACGGTGAAGTGCCGAGGACGATGGAAGAATTGATCCGCCTTCCAGGAGTCGCGCGGAAAACCGCGAATGTTGTGCTCGGAAACTGCTTCGGTGTCAACGAAGGGTTCGTAGTGGATACGCACATCCAGCGGCTCGCCGTGCGGTACGGCCTGGCGAACGAGACCGACAATGTTCAGGTGATCGAACGCAAGCTGATGGCCCTGTTTCCTCGCGAACGCTGGTGTGAGCTATCGCATCAGTTCATCTGGCACGGCCGGGCGGTCTGCAAGGCACGCGCCGGCTTGTGCGCCGACGATGAGATATGCAGCGAATTCGGCGTCTGCTGCGAACTCCGCACGAAACCGGGTGCAAGCGGGAACAAAGCTACTTCGGCGCGGCAAGCCGCGAGATCAGCGAAATCGGGTCCGGATCGATGA
- a CDS encoding TIGR00730 family Rossman fold protein, with product MPRSIAVFCGAACGHDPAFVAAARSLGVAIARSDRALVYGGGSVGLMGAVADGALEHQGRITGVITRQLVDKELAHRSVSDMRIVATMHERKMAMANIADAFVALPGGFGTLDEFFEILAWAQLRIHTKPVGMLDVGGFFDPLMHFLDRAAEAGFLRLPHREFIIIDPDPISLISRLAAPK from the coding sequence ATGCCCCGTTCCATTGCAGTCTTCTGCGGCGCCGCGTGCGGCCATGACCCCGCGTTTGTGGCCGCGGCAAGAAGCCTTGGGGTCGCCATTGCGCGATCGGACCGAGCGCTCGTCTACGGCGGAGGCAGCGTGGGGTTGATGGGAGCGGTCGCTGATGGAGCCCTTGAACACCAAGGGCGCATCACCGGAGTAATCACCCGTCAACTGGTTGACAAAGAACTGGCGCACCGCTCGGTTTCCGACATGCGCATCGTGGCGACCATGCACGAACGCAAGATGGCGATGGCCAACATCGCCGATGCGTTTGTGGCGCTTCCCGGTGGCTTCGGCACGCTCGATGAGTTCTTCGAAATCCTCGCTTGGGCGCAGCTCCGGATTCACACCAAGCCAGTTGGGATGCTCGATGTCGGCGGCTTCTTTGATCCGCTTATGCACTTTCTCGATCGCGCCGCCGAAGCCGGGTTTCTCCGCCTGCCGCACCGCGAGTTCATCATCATCGATCCGGACCCGATTTCGCTGATCTCGCGGCTTGCCGCGCCGAAGTAG
- a CDS encoding glycosyltransferase family 9 protein, translating into MPQPPSRILIVRPSALGDVCRTVPALVSLRAAFPHAQIDWLVQDANADAVRHHPALSNVVDFHRKKLSEGLWRGTATPLLRFAALLRHNRYDVVYDLQGLARSGFFAWLTRAPRRVGLKNAREFGWLGLTHRYEASWSLHTVDRMLEVLRRDGVPPVIDMRLYTAPASRERVLADPELRDGLFAVVAPTSRWLSKRWPAERFASVARELLRRGYSRVVLVGAPGEREQCTPLTDLAAKEPRILDRIGTTSIADLMALTEASSLVIANDSAAIHMAVGFGRPLIGLYGATDPKADGPYQRDADVVSHVPPRAVRHKGISSNQLMHRISVEEVIERIPSPRRIDPVAAHLASARPR; encoded by the coding sequence GTGCCGCAGCCGCCGTCACGCATCCTGATCGTTCGACCCAGCGCGCTGGGCGATGTGTGCCGCACGGTTCCGGCGCTCGTCTCCCTTCGCGCGGCGTTTCCGCACGCGCAGATCGATTGGCTTGTACAGGACGCCAACGCGGATGCGGTGCGCCATCATCCGGCCCTCTCAAACGTCGTTGACTTTCATCGAAAGAAGCTCAGCGAAGGGCTGTGGCGCGGAACAGCGACGCCGTTGCTCAGGTTCGCGGCCTTGCTTCGACACAATCGCTACGACGTCGTATATGACCTGCAAGGCTTGGCCAGGTCCGGATTCTTCGCGTGGTTGACACGCGCGCCGCGGCGGGTCGGGCTCAAGAACGCTCGCGAGTTCGGATGGCTCGGATTGACGCATCGGTACGAAGCGTCCTGGTCCCTCCACACGGTCGATCGGATGCTCGAGGTACTTCGACGCGACGGAGTACCGCCGGTGATCGACATGCGTCTGTATACAGCGCCCGCTTCGCGTGAGAGGGTGCTTGCCGATCCGGAATTGCGAGACGGCCTCTTTGCTGTTGTCGCTCCAACGAGCCGTTGGCTCTCGAAGCGATGGCCGGCCGAGCGTTTTGCTTCGGTGGCGCGGGAGTTGCTTCGAAGGGGATACTCACGTGTTGTACTTGTGGGTGCTCCCGGAGAGCGCGAGCAGTGCACACCGCTGACCGATCTCGCGGCGAAGGAACCCCGGATTCTTGATCGCATTGGAACGACTTCGATCGCTGATCTGATGGCGCTCACCGAAGCGTCATCGCTTGTGATCGCCAATGACTCCGCAGCGATCCACATGGCGGTCGGTTTCGGACGGCCGCTGATCGGGCTCTACGGTGCGACCGATCCGAAAGCGGATGGTCCCTATCAGCGCGACGCCGACGTCGTTAGTCACGTACCTCCTCGGGCGGTCCGGCACAAGGGGATTTCGAGCAACCAGCTCATGCACCGAATTTCTGTTGAAGAAGTGATTGAGAGAATCCCGTCCCCGCGCCGAATCGACCCGGTCGCTGCCCACCTCGCCTCCGCGCGCCCCCGATAG
- a CDS encoding PD40 domain-containing protein, translating to MKTKRSRSIAALILATGLAGSVLAQSPAARTGLIQYPSVSPDGKLLVFSSGGDLWAVSRSGGTGTRLTSHPSEERESAFSPDGKWLAFESERDGPRSIYIASIERTPTGVALGPVRRVTTTDRAQNLTGFTPDGKFVTFSATNEPSIYRSNRLYKAPVEGGPIERLSDAFGTFPHVSPDGSFIVFTRGRADFTRPKYNGSGAPDLWKMNVSTGDFERLTSDPRSDADGWPLPDGSVVYLSSKSGEFNVRRIAAGQTDGQAIDLTNFQPTGNELTIGHGARDLTVNAAGDTASFVVWDTLYTLDLKTPGAKPQAVSIAFSGDFADLDTQRLNLGKEVSEQAVSPDGKTLAVIARGQIFVRATEEHFPTRRVTLGSGRARGLSWSPDNRVLFFASDDTGTYQLYYATVALAKSDLLPPEEKKPETKGEEKKEEKKEEKAQDAKPADGENKDTGKESKKDDKPKNEFAKRWAEAVTFDIHPLLPANLAPGKNDGVFGPEYRDPTPSPDGKKLIFTRGLGDAVLMDLASRDCRVLWSGWNPPDILWAPDSRHIVYELEDLDFNADIWLLDTKPGDDGKTPAPINLTRHPDSDVSPRLTADGKILYFQSERSEQNNQFQVYALALDKSLDALRPYELEEYFTKAAEAAKKRKPIDPVEWDKSAATGGEAKPEAEKKEDKKSDTPKPLRFDTEDAYLRIRRVTNGIPLSSPQLAITPAGDRIIFSAPGDTDPSLVSISYKGEDRKTIQSGGVSNISVSLTGDKVFFIRQGTVSSAPPTGGKVEALPIDAPFVVDVAAQQRQKFMEAARILGNFFYHPTLKGLNWTGMADRYVTLAQSTRTVGEFARVTMMLFGELEGSHVGVFNPPGSAPAQLSVGYLGLDTKPVPGGFEVVRILPRSPADNSQAADEKLRSMRLAVGDVITAIDAQQLAANATSMPSTDLAVALVGKAGKETLLSFTRKSDVPDPATNEVKSRAVLITPLSSGADVDLRYEDEALRRAQLVDKLSDGKLGYLHIRAMGQASVDDYERDLFAAADGKVGLIIDVRDNGGGSTADILLASLTAPRHAYAISRGAHGEEVKKDAYPRDRRLIYGYSRDISVLINENSFSNAEIFAHAIKTINRGKLVGTPTYGGVISTGAATLIDGTAVRTPGRGWYISGSHTDMENHGAQPDISVPQTPADEAAGRDAQLEAAVKELLDRAKEPE from the coding sequence ATGAAGACCAAGCGCTCACGTTCGATCGCGGCTCTCATTCTCGCCACCGGCCTTGCGGGATCAGTGCTCGCTCAGTCCCCCGCCGCTCGAACCGGCCTGATCCAATACCCGAGTGTGAGCCCGGATGGGAAACTTCTGGTTTTTTCCTCGGGTGGTGACCTATGGGCGGTTTCTCGATCCGGAGGAACGGGGACCCGGCTGACATCGCACCCGTCGGAGGAGCGCGAATCGGCTTTTTCGCCGGATGGAAAATGGCTGGCCTTCGAGTCCGAGCGAGATGGTCCGCGTTCGATCTACATCGCGTCGATTGAGCGGACACCGACCGGCGTCGCTCTTGGCCCGGTCCGTCGCGTCACGACGACCGACCGGGCGCAGAATCTCACCGGATTCACTCCTGACGGAAAGTTTGTCACATTCTCTGCGACAAATGAACCGAGCATCTACCGCTCAAACAGGCTGTATAAAGCGCCGGTTGAAGGCGGCCCGATCGAGCGGCTCAGCGACGCCTTCGGAACTTTCCCGCACGTATCTCCGGATGGCTCGTTCATCGTGTTCACGCGCGGGCGCGCCGATTTCACTCGTCCCAAGTACAACGGCTCGGGCGCGCCGGATCTGTGGAAGATGAATGTTTCAACCGGGGATTTCGAGCGTCTCACATCTGACCCGCGCTCGGACGCCGATGGCTGGCCCCTTCCTGACGGGTCCGTTGTCTATCTGTCTTCAAAGTCGGGCGAATTCAACGTGCGACGCATTGCGGCCGGACAGACCGACGGACAGGCCATCGACCTTACCAATTTTCAGCCGACCGGGAATGAACTCACCATCGGACACGGTGCGCGCGATCTCACGGTGAACGCTGCGGGTGATACCGCGTCGTTCGTGGTATGGGACACGCTGTACACGCTGGACCTGAAGACGCCCGGCGCCAAGCCCCAAGCGGTGTCGATCGCGTTCTCGGGCGATTTCGCCGACTTGGATACCCAGCGGCTGAATCTCGGAAAAGAAGTCTCGGAACAGGCGGTCAGCCCGGATGGCAAAACGCTCGCCGTGATCGCACGCGGGCAGATATTCGTTCGCGCGACAGAAGAGCACTTCCCAACGAGGCGGGTCACGCTGGGCTCCGGGCGTGCGCGCGGACTCAGTTGGTCGCCGGACAATCGCGTCCTCTTCTTTGCGTCCGACGACACCGGCACGTATCAGTTGTATTACGCAACGGTGGCGCTGGCGAAGTCGGACCTCTTGCCGCCCGAAGAAAAGAAACCCGAGACCAAGGGCGAGGAGAAGAAGGAAGAAAAGAAAGAAGAGAAGGCACAAGACGCAAAGCCTGCTGATGGAGAAAACAAAGACACCGGCAAGGAATCCAAGAAAGACGACAAGCCAAAGAACGAATTCGCAAAGAGATGGGCCGAGGCGGTCACCTTCGATATTCATCCGCTTCTGCCGGCGAATCTGGCTCCGGGCAAAAACGACGGAGTCTTCGGACCCGAATACCGCGACCCGACTCCGTCACCCGACGGAAAGAAGCTGATCTTTACGCGCGGGCTGGGCGACGCTGTGTTGATGGACCTCGCGTCCCGCGATTGCCGGGTGTTGTGGAGCGGATGGAACCCGCCGGACATTCTCTGGGCGCCCGATTCGCGTCACATCGTTTACGAACTGGAAGATCTTGATTTCAATGCGGACATTTGGCTGCTCGATACAAAGCCGGGTGACGACGGGAAGACCCCCGCACCAATCAACCTCACACGTCACCCAGACTCCGACGTGTCACCACGCCTGACAGCCGATGGCAAGATTCTCTATTTCCAGAGCGAGCGCTCCGAGCAAAACAATCAGTTTCAGGTTTATGCGCTGGCCCTCGATAAGTCTCTCGACGCGCTACGCCCCTACGAACTCGAGGAGTACTTCACCAAAGCCGCCGAAGCCGCCAAAAAGCGCAAGCCGATCGATCCAGTTGAATGGGACAAGTCGGCGGCGACCGGTGGCGAGGCAAAGCCGGAAGCGGAGAAGAAGGAAGACAAGAAATCGGACACACCCAAGCCCTTGCGCTTCGACACCGAAGACGCGTATCTGCGCATCCGCCGCGTGACCAATGGAATCCCGCTCTCTTCCCCGCAGCTCGCGATCACTCCCGCGGGCGACCGCATCATTTTTTCCGCACCGGGAGATACCGATCCTTCGCTGGTTTCGATCTCATACAAGGGTGAGGATCGCAAGACCATTCAGTCTGGCGGCGTATCAAACATTTCCGTCTCGCTGACGGGAGACAAGGTGTTCTTTATCCGACAGGGCACCGTGTCTTCTGCGCCACCGACCGGCGGCAAGGTCGAAGCGCTTCCGATCGACGCTCCGTTTGTCGTCGATGTTGCCGCGCAGCAGCGGCAAAAATTCATGGAGGCCGCTCGCATTCTCGGCAATTTCTTTTATCACCCGACGCTGAAGGGCCTGAATTGGACGGGAATGGCCGACCGTTATGTGACGCTCGCACAATCCACCCGCACCGTGGGGGAATTCGCACGCGTAACCATGATGCTCTTTGGCGAGCTCGAGGGGTCCCACGTCGGGGTCTTCAATCCTCCGGGGAGCGCGCCGGCTCAGCTGTCGGTTGGTTACCTCGGCCTTGATACCAAGCCGGTACCGGGCGGTTTTGAAGTCGTCCGCATTCTGCCCCGCTCTCCCGCCGACAATTCGCAAGCCGCGGACGAGAAACTGCGCTCGATGCGTCTCGCAGTGGGCGACGTGATCACCGCTATTGATGCCCAACAACTCGCCGCGAATGCAACATCGATGCCGAGCACAGACCTCGCTGTCGCGCTTGTCGGAAAGGCGGGCAAGGAAACTCTGCTCTCGTTCACTCGTAAATCGGATGTGCCCGATCCTGCGACCAACGAAGTCAAGTCTCGTGCCGTGCTGATCACACCTCTGTCGTCGGGCGCCGATGTCGATCTGCGCTACGAAGATGAAGCGCTGCGCCGTGCACAACTCGTCGATAAACTGTCCGACGGCAAGCTGGGTTACCTGCACATCCGGGCGATGGGCCAGGCGTCTGTCGACGATTACGAGCGAGATCTGTTCGCGGCGGCGGACGGCAAAGTCGGCCTGATCATCGACGTGCGAGACAACGGGGGAGGAAGCACCGCCGACATCCTGTTGGCGTCTCTGACCGCGCCGCGCCACGCCTATGCGATCTCGCGCGGCGCACATGGCGAAGAAGTGAAGAAGGACGCGTACCCGCGCGATCGCCGCTTGATTTACGGCTACTCCCGCGACATCTCGGTTCTCATCAATGAGAACTCGTTCTCAAACGCCGAGATTTTTGCTCACGCGATCAAGACGATCAACCGCGGAAAACTCGTGGGTACTCCCACATACGGCGGCGTGATCTCAACCGGCGCCGCGACGCTCATTGACGGGACGGCTGTACGCACACCGGGCCGCGGGTGGTACATCAGCGGCAGCCACACTGACATGGAGAATCACGGCGCGCAACCCGACATCAGCGTGCCGCAAACCCCCGCCGACGAGGCCGCCGGACGGGATGCGCAGCTGGAAGCCGCGGTCAAGGAACTGCTTGATCGCGCGAAGGAACCAGAGTGA
- a CDS encoding PD-(D/E)XK nuclease family protein: protein MLESAAAWLATRFQTHELGDGIDCRGALIVVPGRRFGRELMAELVGIGEKTEFWVSPGRVATPGELCGALLLESTQTAPSLVRAMAWGIALRKLRAEEFEGLHRRRPLDDAIGEWVRLGAMLDSTAGELARELILPGEVPQRCRALEQTGDSKRWEIIERCRHTYESLLSERRLTDSNLANLAKLRAADCEITPTVREIVLVGLAELDAASRAAIKRSRAVVSALVFGPESENRWLDEDGCVRRDISRERISIPRSMVEIADDTKASADRAIGRIAAWSEQHRGLTPRDVSVCAPEPSWARDLALAARGVDGLRFHDASGEEIGRASVVKLLVAAGEHLREGTLESLAAIVKRPEVERWIVRRRQPSQNWVAKVDAAAILNPGAPASSLQEDLQQVADAVEELLGPLCAEDRAERETDLILDEIIGFVDRALGGEDQSDREAEALEAIADSIAQVRIAAGMIGAMPAWRWIELLLESIRAARIAAASSRDEIEVLGWLEAAVDRAPFVVVVGFNEGAIPLGRVEDPLLPDRVRAELGMATGGSRAERDAFLLEGLIRSREHKAKTRAGVWFICAKRDNEGNPLKPSRMLFRCEDGEAIDRIERMTSGIPEAARFLAKKHGGAENEDRMPGVGFPVAPLHEIALPSAVRATAFKEYIRSPYVFFLKHVARLVEVDEPDAESDSGTMGTLLHRILKDFGSGEAKSERREAAIAEWVLSQFERAIAELPLQKSSGVRDIQLEVARRRLRTFARVQASHASDGWEIHATEWEAPKPIEIQAPSGTILLKARLDRVDRREKEWLVLDYKTGDTAKEPGKVHLKSKKWIDLQLPLYVYLLRASGLAPNGARAGYFLLPKKSDDGRVEFADWNKDQYAEAEALAAEIVERVLRKRFEQGDDPFEEGAIARLCGVTLLEADPEEVEE, encoded by the coding sequence TTGCTCGAAAGTGCGGCCGCGTGGCTGGCCACTCGATTTCAGACGCACGAATTGGGAGACGGAATCGACTGTCGCGGAGCGCTGATCGTCGTGCCGGGTCGACGATTCGGACGAGAGCTGATGGCGGAGCTGGTCGGGATCGGTGAAAAAACGGAGTTCTGGGTTTCGCCGGGTCGCGTTGCGACACCGGGAGAATTGTGCGGCGCGCTCCTCCTGGAATCTACCCAAACGGCTCCTTCGCTTGTCCGAGCGATGGCCTGGGGAATCGCGCTGCGCAAATTGAGAGCCGAAGAGTTCGAAGGACTGCACCGGCGCCGGCCGTTGGATGATGCCATCGGCGAGTGGGTGCGGCTCGGTGCCATGCTTGATTCCACGGCAGGAGAATTGGCGCGTGAATTGATCCTGCCCGGTGAGGTGCCGCAACGGTGCCGCGCTCTCGAGCAAACGGGTGATTCGAAGAGATGGGAGATCATCGAGCGCTGCCGCCACACGTACGAATCGCTGCTGAGTGAGAGGCGACTGACAGATTCGAATCTGGCAAACTTGGCGAAACTCCGTGCCGCGGATTGCGAGATTACGCCGACCGTCCGCGAAATCGTCCTTGTCGGATTGGCGGAACTCGACGCTGCCTCGCGCGCCGCGATCAAGCGGAGTCGGGCTGTTGTTTCCGCTCTGGTGTTCGGGCCGGAATCGGAGAACCGCTGGCTCGACGAGGACGGTTGTGTGCGTCGCGATATCTCGCGGGAGCGAATCTCCATCCCGCGTTCGATGGTTGAAATCGCGGACGACACCAAAGCGAGCGCCGATCGCGCCATCGGACGGATCGCAGCGTGGTCCGAACAGCACAGAGGGCTGACGCCCCGGGATGTCAGCGTTTGTGCTCCGGAACCGTCCTGGGCGCGAGATCTCGCGCTCGCGGCACGGGGGGTCGATGGGTTGCGATTTCACGACGCCTCTGGAGAAGAGATCGGTCGGGCTTCCGTGGTGAAACTGCTTGTCGCCGCGGGCGAGCACCTTCGGGAAGGAACCCTCGAATCGCTTGCGGCGATTGTCAAACGACCCGAAGTTGAGCGGTGGATTGTCCGTCGCAGGCAGCCCTCACAGAATTGGGTCGCGAAAGTCGATGCCGCGGCGATCCTGAATCCGGGGGCTCCGGCGAGCAGCCTGCAGGAAGACCTGCAACAGGTTGCGGATGCCGTCGAGGAGTTGCTTGGCCCGCTGTGCGCCGAAGACCGTGCCGAGCGCGAAACCGACCTGATACTGGACGAGATCATCGGGTTTGTTGATCGAGCGCTTGGTGGCGAAGATCAATCGGATCGCGAAGCAGAGGCCTTGGAGGCCATCGCGGACTCGATCGCACAAGTGCGAATAGCCGCGGGGATGATCGGGGCGATGCCCGCGTGGAGATGGATCGAATTGCTCCTCGAGTCCATCCGCGCGGCGCGAATCGCGGCGGCTTCGAGCCGGGACGAAATCGAGGTCCTCGGATGGCTTGAGGCCGCGGTCGATCGTGCGCCGTTTGTGGTCGTTGTCGGATTCAACGAAGGAGCGATCCCCTTGGGACGAGTGGAAGACCCGCTCCTGCCGGATCGCGTGCGAGCCGAACTGGGAATGGCGACCGGCGGCTCGCGTGCCGAGCGCGACGCATTCTTGCTCGAAGGGTTGATCCGGTCGCGAGAACACAAGGCGAAGACGCGCGCGGGTGTCTGGTTCATCTGCGCGAAGCGAGACAACGAAGGAAATCCGCTGAAACCGAGCCGGATGCTCTTTCGTTGTGAGGATGGTGAAGCGATCGATCGGATTGAGCGCATGACGAGCGGGATCCCAGAGGCGGCACGATTTCTTGCGAAAAAGCATGGCGGCGCTGAGAACGAGGATCGGATGCCCGGTGTGGGTTTTCCCGTGGCGCCATTGCACGAAATCGCACTGCCGTCTGCCGTCCGTGCGACCGCATTCAAAGAATACATCCGCTCCCCGTATGTATTCTTTCTCAAGCACGTCGCGCGACTCGTGGAAGTGGACGAGCCCGACGCCGAGTCGGATTCGGGCACGATGGGGACGTTGCTCCATCGGATTCTGAAAGACTTCGGCTCGGGAGAAGCGAAATCAGAACGGCGGGAGGCCGCGATCGCCGAGTGGGTGCTCTCGCAATTCGAGCGGGCTATTGCCGAGCTCCCGTTGCAGAAGTCTTCGGGTGTACGAGACATTCAGCTTGAGGTTGCCAGGCGTCGTCTGCGAACATTTGCTCGCGTTCAGGCATCGCATGCGAGTGATGGCTGGGAGATTCACGCGACTGAGTGGGAAGCCCCAAAGCCGATCGAGATCCAGGCCCCGAGTGGAACGATCCTGCTGAAAGCCCGTCTCGATCGGGTTGATCGACGCGAGAAAGAATGGCTGGTTCTCGACTACAAGACCGGCGACACCGCAAAAGAGCCGGGAAAGGTCCATCTCAAATCGAAAAAGTGGATCGATCTGCAGTTGCCTTTGTACGTCTATTTGTTGCGTGCCAGCGGGCTGGCTCCGAATGGCGCCCGCGCGGGCTACTTCCTGCTTCCCAAAAAGAGCGACGACGGACGTGTCGAATTCGCGGATTGGAACAAGGATCAGTACGCGGAAGCCGAGGCCCTCGCGGCAGAGATCGTGGAGCGTGTGCTCAGAAAACGATTCGAGCAAGGCGATGATCCGTTTGAAGAAGGCGCGATCGCAAGACTTTGCGGAGTGACGCTGCTTGAAGCGGACCCGGAGGAGGTCGAAGAATGA